A portion of the Cervus elaphus chromosome X, mCerEla1.1, whole genome shotgun sequence genome contains these proteins:
- the SSX4 gene encoding protein SSX4 — translation MNRGSFSENSREDRQKLEKESKNFKIISKYFSKEEWARLGYSEKISYVYMKRNYETMTRLGLKGTLPAFMHPKKGATESKHCDSKIKNPKEKDESPQGTSNMQLRKRQKVESKKPVKEKKRSELEPGTSGPEQAQRQMCPWDKASTSSQQSEKTSGSKRKKVNVWAHRLRERKPVAYEEISDPEEDD, via the exons ATGAACAGAGGCAGCTTCTCCGAAAACTCCAGGGAAGATAGGCAGAAATTAGAGAAGGAATCCAAG aaTTTCAAGATTATTTCCAAATACTTCTCTAAGGAAGAGTGGGCACGTCTGGGATACTCGGAGaaaatcagctatgtgtatatgAAGAGAAACTATGAAACCATGACTCGTCTAG GTCTCAAGGGTACTCTACCAGCTTTCATGCATCCTAAAAAGGGAGCCACAGAATCCAAGCATTGTGATTCTAAAATTAAGAACCCCAAGGAAAAGG ATGAATCTCCTCAAGGGACTTCCAACATGCAATTGAGAAAACGCCAGAAG GTGGAGTCCAAGAAgcctgtaaaggaaaaaaaacgtTCGGAGTTAGAACCAGGAACATCAGGCCCAGAGCAGGCTCAGAGACAGATGTGCCCCTGGGACAAAGCAAGTACCTCTTCTCAGCAGAGTGAGAAAACATCAG GATCCAAGAGAAAGAAGGTTAATGTTTGGGCCCACAGACTGCGAGAAAGAAAACCAGTGGCCTATGAAGAGATCAGTGATCCCGAGGAAGATGACTAA